One genomic region from Leptolyngbyaceae cyanobacterium JSC-12 encodes:
- a CDS encoding putative transmembrane sensor domain protein (IMG reference gene:2510098576~PFAM: CHASE2 domain) codes for MSYLVVLNLGKGDWQSGLPTVIAQLWDEHNPTPMQFTGSLPPMLALKELYQQWQAVYEAVYANLGWRRSRSAFEIEVDDLTHVSDAEFRELCQQLQQAMNHWLNAEAFRNIDRQLRTRLSPDQELRLIVVAEDLALLRLPWCLWSLLEDYPQAEIALSLPEYIRPVKITHSKPKGKVRILAILGNSEGIDIAKDQELLKRLPNADLTFLVEPHPKDLHQQLWEPGWDVLFFAGHSSSQGTGRIQINHHDRLTIEELKYGLRTAIAHGLKLAIFNSCDGLELARALADLSLPQVIVMRDPVPDRVAQEFLKGFLTAFASGTSLYGSVRQAREKLQTLETDFPCATWLPVICQNPAETPPTWQEWNNKTYVSWRFPTWREWQTIFLSGFVATGCVMGGRWLGWLQPLELWAFDHLMQMRPAEPPDNRLLVVTVTDHDIQAEGTKMRQGSLSDNTLNQLIRTIEDQQPAVIGLDIYRDTPATEPQLATRLRQSDRLIAICKRPEAEADPIGILPPPEVSPERVGFSDFVVDEDGVIRRHLMYLPSNPTSRCTATLALSLQLAQRYLQAKGVAIGFTPEHNLQIGDTLFQRLQPRTSGYQPVDAGGGQVLLNYRATLTPGAIAQQVTVGQILAGQVNPQVFKERIVLIGVAAPFSGGDYWQTPYGKARTEQVPGIILHAQMVSQILSAVLDKRPLLWVWPFWVEVLWVASWAIAGGLLTWTFQRQILWLCVAGIVVMIIVVGICWIVLLQGGWVPLLPPLFSLWLTGGSVLLIMSSDKKRHIYD; via the coding sequence ATGAGCTACCTAGTTGTGCTAAATCTAGGCAAAGGCGATTGGCAGTCTGGTTTACCCACCGTAATTGCCCAATTGTGGGATGAGCATAACCCAACGCCCATGCAATTTACGGGCAGTTTGCCGCCCATGCTAGCACTGAAAGAACTCTACCAGCAGTGGCAGGCAGTGTACGAAGCAGTGTATGCCAACTTGGGATGGCGGCGATCGCGCTCTGCATTTGAGATTGAAGTAGACGACCTCACTCACGTTTCCGATGCGGAATTTCGCGAGTTGTGCCAGCAGTTACAGCAAGCAATGAACCATTGGCTCAATGCAGAAGCATTTCGTAATATCGATCGCCAATTGAGAACTCGTCTTAGTCCTGATCAGGAATTACGGCTGATTGTGGTGGCAGAAGATCTCGCCCTATTGCGTTTGCCCTGGTGCCTCTGGTCATTGCTGGAAGACTATCCCCAGGCAGAGATTGCGCTGAGTTTACCAGAATATATTCGTCCCGTGAAAATCACCCACTCAAAGCCCAAAGGCAAAGTGCGCATTCTGGCGATATTAGGCAATAGCGAAGGAATTGACATTGCCAAAGATCAGGAACTATTGAAACGGTTGCCAAACGCTGACTTGACCTTCTTGGTGGAACCACACCCCAAAGATCTGCATCAGCAGTTGTGGGAACCAGGTTGGGATGTGTTGTTCTTTGCCGGACACAGTTCCAGTCAGGGTACGGGACGTATTCAAATTAATCATCACGATCGCCTGACGATTGAAGAACTCAAGTATGGACTCCGAACCGCGATCGCCCACGGCTTAAAGCTGGCAATTTTCAACTCCTGCGATGGGCTAGAACTGGCGCGAGCCTTAGCCGATCTCAGCCTGCCCCAGGTGATTGTGATGCGTGACCCCGTTCCCGATCGCGTTGCTCAAGAATTTTTGAAAGGGTTTTTGACCGCGTTTGCCAGTGGCACATCTCTTTACGGCTCTGTGCGCCAAGCCCGCGAGAAGTTGCAAACATTGGAAACTGATTTTCCCTGTGCCACCTGGCTGCCAGTGATTTGTCAGAATCCAGCAGAAACGCCCCCCACTTGGCAAGAATGGAACAACAAAACCTATGTATCCTGGCGATTTCCCACCTGGCGAGAGTGGCAAACTATTTTCCTGAGTGGATTCGTAGCTACGGGATGCGTCATGGGTGGGCGCTGGTTGGGCTGGCTACAACCGCTGGAATTATGGGCGTTCGATCACCTGATGCAAATGCGTCCTGCCGAACCCCCAGACAATCGCCTGCTTGTAGTGACTGTTACTGATCACGACATTCAGGCGGAAGGAACAAAAATGCGGCAAGGTTCCCTCTCAGACAACACATTGAATCAACTTATTCGCACCATCGAAGATCAGCAGCCCGCCGTAATAGGGTTGGACATATACCGCGACACACCTGCCACCGAGCCACAACTGGCAACCCGCCTGCGGCAGAGCGATCGCCTGATTGCCATCTGCAAGCGTCCTGAAGCAGAAGCTGACCCGATTGGGATTTTGCCACCGCCGGAAGTTTCCCCTGAACGAGTCGGCTTTAGCGACTTTGTAGTAGATGAGGATGGCGTGATTCGTCGCCATTTAATGTACCTGCCCTCCAATCCCACTTCTCGTTGCACTGCCACCCTTGCCCTCAGCCTGCAACTGGCGCAACGCTATCTGCAAGCTAAAGGAGTAGCGATTGGCTTCACGCCTGAGCACAATTTGCAAATTGGCGACACGTTGTTTCAACGCCTGCAACCCCGCACCAGTGGCTACCAACCCGTGGATGCAGGCGGTGGACAGGTTTTGTTGAACTATCGAGCAACGCTTACACCAGGAGCGATCGCCCAACAAGTCACTGTGGGGCAAATTCTGGCAGGGCAGGTGAATCCCCAGGTGTTCAAAGAGCGGATTGTGCTGATTGGGGTAGCGGCTCCCTTTAGCGGTGGTGACTACTGGCAAACCCCCTACGGCAAAGCTCGTACTGAGCAAGTACCAGGAATCATCCTTCACGCTCAGATGGTGAGTCAGATTTTAAGCGCAGTGCTGGATAAACGCCCTTTGCTCTGGGTCTGGCCATTTTGGGTGGAAGTACTATGGGTGGCAAGTTGGGCGATCGCGGGGGGACTGCTCACTTGGACATTTCAGCGGCAAATTTTGTGGCTCTGTGTTGCTGGAATTGTTGTCATGATCATCGTGGTGGGGATTTGCTGGATTGTTTTGCTTCAAGGTGGATGGGTTCCTCTGTTACCACCGCTATTTAGTCTGTGGTTGACAGGTGGCAGCGTGCTACTGATAATGTCTTCTGATAAAAAGCGGCATATTTATGATTAA
- a CDS encoding hypothetical protein (IMG reference gene:2510098574), whose amino-acid sequence MLPFVAVPSTIAQEFGKYRDLFCRGAGFEQVSRYVTGLLLSENKTLQGIAGQWVAGGEVGGRRAMHAAVFEAGWRSSELMSHHRAVIAKEHQGRGREVISLDWTLSHHDWGKQIFGVKRSYDYVEHRMSCFQTVVTATIANRHLIDGIDVVVQFPDFSVAEREYLKVTAKSHYDDLDQVRERLIEMLHYHKNRLEYRKRTEIAVEIVRQVEAEGQFPTADYAFDNGVLTVELTTMIESAGKHWVSEVESSRNILWNDQWQRVDAIG is encoded by the coding sequence ATGCTGCCCTTTGTCGCTGTGCCATCGACGATTGCTCAAGAGTTTGGGAAATATCGAGACCTGTTCTGCCGAGGCGCAGGCTTTGAGCAGGTGAGTCGCTATGTGACCGGATTGCTGTTGAGTGAGAACAAAACCTTGCAAGGGATTGCCGGACAATGGGTAGCAGGTGGGGAGGTCGGCGGACGAAGAGCGATGCACGCAGCGGTGTTTGAGGCGGGCTGGAGGAGTTCAGAGTTAATGTCCCATCATCGTGCTGTGATAGCCAAAGAGCATCAGGGGCGAGGGCGAGAAGTCATCAGTCTGGATTGGACGCTCAGCCATCACGATTGGGGCAAGCAGATCTTTGGGGTGAAGCGATCCTATGATTATGTGGAACATCGGATGAGTTGCTTTCAAACGGTGGTGACGGCGACGATTGCGAACCGCCACCTAATTGATGGGATTGACGTGGTGGTGCAGTTTCCAGATTTTTCAGTGGCAGAACGGGAGTATCTGAAGGTGACGGCAAAATCCCACTATGACGATTTAGACCAAGTGCGAGAACGACTGATTGAGATGTTGCATTATCACAAGAATCGATTGGAGTATCGCAAACGCACCGAGATTGCCGTCGAGATTGTGCGCCAAGTGGAAGCGGAAGGACAATTTCCCACCGCCGATTATGCGTTTGACAATGGGGTGTTGACTGTTGAGTTAACCACCATGATTGAGTCCGCAGGAAAACACTGGGTGAGTGAAGTTGAAAGTTCTCGCAACATCTTGTGGAATGACCAATGGCAACGGGTAGATGCGATTGGTTAG
- a CDS encoding protein of unknown function DUF928 (IMG reference gene:2510098577~PFAM: Domain of Unknown Function (DUF928)) yields the protein MIKNFYLSSWLLTGFLTICSGSSTVFVMQSSQMAYANESAPIHFNSGNLQVPASIGEPKGRGAGGRRGCNADDAEDQLIPLVPTLETSDRTIRWGLTTSAYPTLWLHSPKGFQNGALVWLSVSDSTSNVLYRIPFQVPKTTSGVLQFVVPSTVTPLQLNTPYRWQLTVYCNSGNDNLTNLTFDTPFTIMGGIQRVIPSTELKQQLAIAKTPLEQAISYAKNSIWYDSLTLLGNSIQNKSAPNNDTSRAWIELLQQVDLGKSASATFIKCCTPQKSQ from the coding sequence ATGATTAAAAACTTTTATTTATCCTCGTGGTTGCTCACTGGCTTTCTGACCATTTGCAGCGGGAGTAGCACCGTATTCGTCATGCAATCTTCTCAGATGGCTTATGCTAACGAATCTGCGCCTATTCACTTTAACTCAGGAAACTTACAAGTTCCAGCTAGCATTGGCGAACCGAAAGGACGCGGGGCAGGTGGGCGACGGGGATGCAATGCCGATGATGCTGAAGACCAACTTATTCCACTGGTGCCAACGCTAGAGACAAGCGATCGCACCATCCGTTGGGGGTTGACCACAAGTGCCTATCCAACCCTCTGGCTTCATAGCCCGAAAGGGTTCCAAAATGGTGCACTTGTTTGGCTGAGCGTGTCTGATTCAACGAGCAATGTACTGTATCGAATTCCGTTTCAAGTTCCCAAAACCACCAGTGGAGTGCTACAGTTTGTTGTGCCATCTACAGTGACTCCTCTACAGCTCAATACCCCCTACCGCTGGCAGCTTACCGTCTATTGCAACTCTGGTAACGACAACTTAACTAACCTGACATTTGATACCCCTTTTACTATCATGGGGGGGATTCAGCGAGTAATTCCATCAACTGAGTTAAAACAACAATTAGCGATCGCAAAAACTCCATTAGAACAAGCAATTTCCTATGCTAAAAACAGCATCTGGTATGACTCGCTAACTTTATTGGGGAACTCAATTCAGAATAAATCCGCACCAAACAACGACACTTCTCGTGCCTGGATAGAATTGCTGCAACAAGTTGATTTAGGGAAATCTGCCTCTGCCACATTTATCAAATGTTGTACACCTCAAAAGAGTCAGTAG
- a CDS encoding Protein of unknown function (DUF1822) (IMG reference gene:2510098573~PFAM: Protein of unknown function (DUF1822)): MSFMFETITNFKLDIPPDVHQASWEDVQSVSYPVARWNRYLNDVCSKTVLPWLQEEQSPNAMLWSHTASGLWELVPGTVIDFGNKRLVWLPEKTLDVSELRVPQEWVDTPDWAGDYFLAVQIEPDDLWLRVWGYTTHQQLKQFGSYDDRDRTYCIAAEHLIQDLSVLWVVQQLYPNEPTQAEVAALPSLSATQAEELLVHLSQPAVLQPRLAVPFEQWAALLHNDNLRQRLLELRQNISTVQTCPVPLITYLGQWLHNQFDAGWQTLESLLEDEPTLAFNVRQTTDLNEVAVRRAKLLRFPNHSVLLLVAIAPEVDGRFSVRVQVRPAERSQYLPQDLRLTLLLPSGERVQTVQAREQDNLIQLKRFKCPSGAQFSLEVLFTETLYMEEFVV, translated from the coding sequence ATGAGCTTCATGTTCGAGACCATCACCAACTTCAAATTGGACATCCCACCCGATGTTCATCAAGCATCCTGGGAGGATGTTCAATCTGTTTCTTATCCTGTTGCCAGGTGGAATCGTTATTTGAACGATGTCTGCTCAAAAACTGTTTTGCCCTGGCTACAGGAAGAACAATCACCAAATGCCATGCTCTGGTCGCATACCGCTTCCGGACTATGGGAACTGGTACCCGGAACAGTGATTGATTTTGGCAACAAACGTCTGGTTTGGCTCCCCGAAAAGACATTGGATGTCAGCGAATTGCGAGTTCCGCAGGAGTGGGTAGATACCCCCGACTGGGCAGGTGATTATTTTTTAGCAGTTCAGATTGAACCTGATGATTTATGGCTGCGTGTTTGGGGCTACACAACCCACCAGCAACTCAAACAATTCGGCAGCTATGACGATCGCGATCGCACGTATTGTATTGCCGCCGAGCATCTGATACAGGATTTGAGCGTCCTCTGGGTAGTACAACAGCTTTATCCCAACGAACCGACTCAAGCAGAAGTCGCAGCCTTGCCATCCTTATCTGCCACCCAAGCCGAAGAGTTGCTCGTACACCTGAGCCAGCCAGCAGTTTTGCAACCTCGTTTAGCTGTCCCGTTTGAGCAATGGGCGGCTTTGTTACACAACGACAACTTGCGACAACGACTATTGGAATTGCGCCAGAATATATCGACGGTTCAAACTTGCCCAGTGCCACTTATTACCTATTTGGGGCAATGGTTACACAATCAATTTGATGCGGGTTGGCAAACTCTGGAAAGTTTGCTGGAAGACGAACCTACTCTTGCATTTAACGTGCGCCAAACAACCGACCTCAACGAAGTAGCCGTGCGACGTGCTAAACTCCTCCGCTTCCCAAACCATTCCGTGTTACTGCTGGTTGCGATCGCACCCGAAGTTGATGGACGATTCAGTGTGCGTGTCCAGGTTCGCCCCGCGGAGCGATCGCAATATTTGCCCCAAGATCTTCGTCTGACGCTACTCCTGCCGAGTGGCGAACGGGTGCAAACTGTCCAAGCTCGTGAACAAGATAATCTAATCCAGCTCAAACGGTTCAAATGTCCATCTGGTGCTCAGTTCAGCCTAGAGGTCTTGTTCACTGAAACCCTGTATATGGAAGAGTTTGTGGTTTAA
- a CDS encoding phosphotransferase system HPr (HPr) family protein (IMG reference gene:2510098578~PFAM: PEP-utilising enzyme, TIM barrel domain; phosphoenolpyruvate-dependent sugar phosphotransferase system, EIIA 1; PEP-utilising enzyme, mobile domain; PTS HPr component phosphorylation site; PEP-utilising enzyme, N-terminal~TIGRFAM: phosphoenolpyruvate-protein phosphotransferase; Phosphotransferase System HPr (HPr) Family; PTS system, glucose subfamily, IIA component) — protein MTSTAVKSHSAVSLKAPLSGYLVPLETVPDPVFAQKMVGDGVSIDPTDCVLCAPCDGEVIQLHPANHAVTIKTGNGLEVLMHIGLDTVALKGQGFTPKVKVGNPVKMGDPLIEFDADYVALHAKSLLTQIVITNSDRVSQFLPYSGSVIAGESVILEMALDGSKLPTEIQTGDSRTSEPIVVPNPTGLHARPAAVLANLAKKYKSEIRLKYNDKQANVRSVVGLMGLEISKNARVQLVATGEDAKAAIAELSNAIRMGLGEEGATPISAPASVAHLTVTAEPAPRPRSADPNVILGVAASPGVAVGKTFRLSRQEITVAETGGAPREEQRKLDQAVAQAKLEIEALRAKVHGQKDADKAAIFAAHLELLEDPELIDTADSAIAKGKSAAFAWKQTYAHQADQLAQLKNELLAARANDLRDVGGRVLRILTGISVQQTTYPEQCILLAEDLTPSDTATMDQGRVLGFCTIGGGATSHVSILARSMDIPAIAGAEPRILDLPDGTPVILDGSKGTLRLNPTQPEIDAIQQQQIRLQEQRQRELASAHEPAITQDGLRIEVVANIGSKADVEKAIPLGTEGVGLLRSEIVFMDRPVAPTEDEQADLYGTIAQRLGDRPLIIRTLDVGGDKPLAYLPIPHEENPFLGERGIRLGFDRPDILRTQLRAILRASKQGNVKVMFPMIARIEDWRMAKGLLDEETQRLGVPPIQTGIMVEVPSTAAIADQFARYVDFFSVGTNDLTQYALAIDRGHPKLAAFADALNPSVLKLIGMAAQAANRHGKWCGVCGGIASDPQAVPILIGLGVRELSVSIPTIPSIKAQVRRLSLAECRRLAEKAIALDTAAEVRDLCPISEG, from the coding sequence ATGACATCTACAGCGGTCAAAAGCCATTCGGCGGTTTCATTGAAAGCTCCCCTCTCTGGCTATTTGGTGCCCTTAGAAACCGTACCAGATCCGGTTTTTGCCCAAAAAATGGTTGGAGACGGAGTTTCGATTGATCCAACTGATTGTGTCTTGTGTGCTCCTTGCGATGGTGAAGTGATTCAACTTCATCCAGCAAATCATGCAGTCACAATTAAAACGGGTAATGGGTTGGAAGTTTTGATGCACATTGGGCTGGATACAGTTGCCCTAAAAGGACAGGGATTCACGCCTAAAGTGAAAGTGGGCAATCCCGTTAAGATGGGTGACCCACTGATTGAGTTTGATGCAGATTATGTTGCTCTCCATGCTAAAAGTTTGCTGACGCAGATTGTGATTACAAATAGCGATCGCGTCTCCCAATTCCTGCCTTACTCCGGTTCTGTGATAGCAGGAGAAAGCGTGATTTTAGAAATGGCGTTAGATGGCAGTAAACTTCCTACTGAAATCCAAACTGGAGACAGCCGAACCTCGGAGCCAATTGTAGTCCCCAATCCCACAGGTCTCCATGCCCGTCCTGCGGCTGTGTTGGCAAATCTAGCCAAAAAATATAAGTCAGAGATTCGGCTGAAATACAACGATAAACAGGCAAATGTCCGTAGTGTGGTTGGACTGATGGGGCTAGAAATTAGCAAAAATGCTCGAGTGCAACTGGTTGCAACTGGAGAGGATGCCAAAGCCGCCATTGCTGAACTCTCCAATGCCATCCGAATGGGATTGGGAGAAGAAGGGGCAACTCCCATCTCCGCACCCGCCAGTGTTGCCCATCTTACTGTTACCGCCGAGCCTGCTCCTCGTCCCCGTTCTGCCGATCCCAATGTGATTTTGGGCGTGGCTGCTTCGCCAGGGGTAGCAGTTGGCAAAACCTTTCGCCTGAGTCGTCAAGAGATTACCGTTGCCGAGACGGGGGGGGCGCCCAGAGAAGAACAACGCAAGCTCGACCAGGCAGTGGCTCAAGCAAAGCTAGAAATTGAAGCACTACGGGCAAAAGTGCATGGACAAAAAGATGCAGATAAGGCGGCAATCTTTGCTGCTCACCTAGAACTTCTGGAAGACCCGGAGCTAATTGATACAGCAGATAGCGCGATCGCCAAAGGAAAAAGTGCCGCCTTTGCCTGGAAACAAACATACGCTCATCAGGCTGATCAGCTTGCCCAACTCAAAAATGAACTGCTGGCTGCCCGTGCGAATGACCTGCGCGATGTGGGTGGGCGAGTGTTGCGAATTTTGACTGGGATTTCTGTACAACAAACCACCTATCCTGAGCAATGCATCTTGCTGGCGGAAGATCTCACTCCCTCTGATACTGCCACGATGGATCAGGGCAGAGTTCTGGGCTTCTGCACCATTGGCGGTGGCGCAACCTCCCACGTGTCGATCCTGGCACGGTCAATGGATATTCCTGCGATCGCAGGAGCCGAACCTCGAATTTTGGATTTGCCGGATGGCACCCCTGTTATTCTGGATGGCAGCAAAGGTACTCTGCGCCTGAATCCCACCCAGCCGGAAATAGATGCCATCCAACAGCAACAAATTCGTTTGCAAGAGCAGCGTCAACGAGAACTTGCCTCTGCTCATGAACCTGCTATTACTCAAGACGGGCTGAGAATTGAAGTCGTCGCTAATATTGGCAGCAAAGCCGATGTTGAAAAAGCAATTCCGCTGGGCACTGAAGGCGTTGGGCTACTGCGATCTGAAATTGTGTTCATGGATCGCCCAGTTGCCCCCACAGAAGATGAACAGGCAGATTTGTACGGCACGATCGCTCAACGTTTAGGCGATCGCCCCTTGATCATCCGCACTCTAGATGTAGGCGGGGACAAACCCCTTGCTTACCTACCTATTCCCCACGAAGAAAATCCCTTCCTGGGTGAACGGGGAATACGCCTCGGTTTCGATCGCCCTGATATTCTTCGTACCCAACTCCGGGCAATCTTGCGAGCTTCCAAGCAAGGCAACGTCAAAGTCATGTTCCCCATGATCGCCCGCATCGAAGATTGGCGCATGGCAAAAGGACTACTGGATGAAGAAACTCAAAGGCTTGGAGTTCCCCCAATCCAGACTGGAATTATGGTGGAAGTTCCTTCTACTGCAGCAATTGCCGATCAATTTGCCAGGTATGTAGACTTTTTCTCCGTCGGCACCAATGATCTAACCCAGTATGCCCTGGCAATTGATCGCGGACATCCCAAACTTGCCGCCTTTGCTGATGCACTCAACCCCAGTGTTCTCAAACTCATTGGCATGGCTGCCCAGGCTGCCAATCGGCATGGTAAATGGTGTGGCGTCTGTGGCGGTATTGCCAGCGATCCTCAAGCAGTTCCTATCTTGATTGGGCTAGGCGTGAGAGAACTCAGCGTCAGTATTCCCACCATTCCCAGCATTAAAGCCCAAGTACGGCGGCTATCCCTGGCAGAGTGTAGACGTCTCGCAGAAAAAGCGATCGCTCTAGACACTGCTGCAGAAGTGAGAGATCTGTGTCCGATCTCAGAAGGATAG
- a CDS encoding hypothetical protein (IMG reference gene:2510098575) encodes MATGRCDWLELRIHHPESFRPIQVTCRNGETKPIWAFTKVVRLKKFGRKRLVIVHEQADLQDPPRFLLTDALHWESGRVMQTWSYRWSCEVFHEVSKQHTGLESAQVRNEEAVNRHFRLSCVAQSILQRTACSGAQSERFEFAQGKQTVGQKLYTLTRQAFDDLLQFIVTRCSHGHTNEQILQALLPS; translated from the coding sequence ATGGCAACGGGTAGATGCGATTGGTTAGAACTCAGAATCCATCACCCAGAGAGCTTTCGCCCGATTCAAGTCACTTGCCGCAACGGCGAAACGAAACCGATTTGGGCATTTACCAAAGTCGTGCGCCTCAAGAAGTTTGGACGCAAGCGATTGGTCATCGTCCACGAGCAAGCAGATTTACAAGACCCACCTCGCTTCCTGCTCACCGATGCGTTGCATTGGGAAAGTGGGCGAGTCATGCAGACTTGGAGTTATCGATGGTCCTGCGAGGTCTTTCATGAGGTGAGCAAACAGCACACCGGGCTAGAGTCGGCTCAGGTGCGGAACGAGGAAGCGGTCAACCGTCACTTCCGTCTTAGTTGCGTGGCGCAGTCGATTCTGCAACGGACTGCCTGTTCTGGCGCACAATCTGAACGATTTGAGTTTGCTCAAGGCAAGCAAACGGTGGGACAGAAGCTCTATACCCTCACTCGTCAAGCCTTTGATGATTTGCTGCAATTCATTGTGACGCGATGTTCTCACGGACATACAAATGAACAGATTTTACAAGCTCTCCTCCCCAGTTGA